In the genome of Sinorhizobium chiapasense, the window ACAATCACGTCCGCACTGCGCTCGTGGCCTTCGGCGGCATGGCCGCAACACCAAAAAGGGCGAAGGCCGTGGAGGCCGCTTTGATCGGTCAGCCCTGGAGCGAGGAGACCATTCGTGCGGCGCAGGCTGCTCTCGAGACGGACTACCAACCGATCACCGACTGGCGCGCCACGAGCGCTTATCGCATGCTGGCTGCAAAGAACCTGCTGATGCGCTTTTTCCTGGAGGGTACCGGCGAGACGGTTCAACTCCAGCGTTTCGAGGGTGTGGCATGAGCGTCGCCATGGACGGTTGCAGCTTGAGACTGCCCCTCACCCCGGCCCTCTCCCCGCAGGCGGGAAGAGGGGACGAGGACGGCGGCCGCAACGTCCCTTCTCCCCGCAAGCGGGGAGAAGGTGCCGGCAGGCGGATGAGGGGCGCTTTCTTCGAAAGGAATCGACAAGATGGATAAGTCCACCTTCGAAGAGCAGACCACCATTGCTGGCCCCATGCACACACGGCTGCGCCACGACAGTGCCCACAAGCACGTGGCGGGAACGGCCGACTATATCGACGACATGCCGGAGCCCGCCGGTACGCTGCATGGCGCGCTGGGCCTCACCGATCGGGCGCACGCTGAAATCCTTGAGATGGACCTCTCCGCCGTCGCCGCGTTGCCCGGTGTCGTCTGCGTGCTCACCGCAAGCGACATGCCGCATTCGAACGACATCAGTCCCAGCCACCTGCATGACGAGCCGGTGTTGGCCGACGGCCGTGTGCAGTTCCATGGCCAGCCTGCCTTCGCCGTGATCGCTGAAACGCGCGACATCGCGCGCCGCGCCGCGCGGCTCGCCAAGATCACCTATGGCGACCTGCCGCATCTCATTGATGTGGCCGACGCCATGGCCCAGGGCGGCGAGCTCGTGACGCAGCCGCTAACGCTCCAGCGCGGTGACGCGGAAGGTGAACTGGAACGAGCGCCGCGCCGGCTGCAGGGAAGGATGCGCATCGGCGGGCAGGAGCATTTCTATCTGGAAGGTCACATCGCGCTGGCCATTCCCGGCGAGGACGACGAGATGACCGTCTGGTCCTCGACGCAGCATCCCAGCGAAATCCAGCACATGGTCGCGCACGTGCTGGGCGTGCCGTCCAACGCTGTCACGGTGAATGTCCGCCGCATGGGCGGCGGTTTTGGCGGCAAGGAGACGCAGGGCAATCAGTTCGCCGCACTCGCCGCCGTCGCTGCGCGAAGGCTTCGCCGCGCCGTGAAATTCCGTCCGGACCGCGACGACGACATGATGGCGACCGGCAAACGCCACGACTTCCTCGTCGATTACGATGTCGGCTTTGACGAAGAAGGGCACATCCACGCCGTCCATGCAAACTACGCCGCCCGCTGCGGCTACTCTTCCGATCTTTCAGGCCCCGTGACCGACCGGGCGCTCTTCCACGCGGACAGCTCCTATTTCTACCCGCATGTGAAGCTGACCTCGCAGCCGCTGAGAACCAATACGGTTTCCAATACCGCCTATCGCGGCTTCGGGGGACCGCAGGGCATGGTCGGCGCCGAGCGCATCATCGAAGAGATCGCCTACGCGCTTGGCAAGGATCCGCTCGAGATCCGCAAGCTGAACTTCTACGGCGAGAAGGGTTCGGGCCGCGATATCACGCCCTACCACCAGAGGATCGAGGACAACATCATCCATCGGATCGTCGGCGAATTGGAGGTGAGCGCCGACTACCAGGCGCGCCGCGCGGCGATTATCGACTTCAACAAGTCGAGCCGCGTGATCCGAAAAGGCATTGCCTTGACACCGGTGAAATTCGGCATCTCCTTCACCATGACCGCCTTCAACCAGGCGGGCGCGCTGGTACATATCTACCGGGATGGCTCCGTCCATCTCAATCACGGCGGCACCGAGATGGGACAGGGCCTTTACACCAAGGTGGCCCAGGTTCTCGCCGACAGTTTCCAGATCGATATCGACCGGGTGAAGATCACCGCGACGACGACCGGCAAGGTGCCGAACACGTCGGCGACGGCGGCCTCGTCGGGCTCGGACCTCAACGGCATGGCCGCCTTCGATGCGGCGCGCCAGATCAAGGATCGTCTCGTCGCCTTCGCCGCCGAGCGCTGGCAGACCACCGCCGAACATGTCGCCTTCGTGGCGAACCATGTGAAGATCGGCGAAGAGCTCGTGCCGTTCGCGGATTTCATCCGGCAGGCTTACACGGCCCGCGTCCAGCTCTCCGCCGCCGGCTTCTACAAGACGCCCAAGATTCACTGGGATCGCGCCACCGGGCGTGGGACGCCCTTCTACTATTTCGCCTATGGCTCCGCCGTTTCCGAGGTCTCGGTCGATACGCTCACCGGCGAATACCTTGTCGACCGCGTCGACGTCTTGCACGATGTCGGCCGCTCGCTCAATCCGGCCATCGATCTCGGCCAGATCGAGGGCGGCTTTGTCCAGGGCATGGGCTGGTTGACGACGGAGGAGTTGTGGTGGGACGAAAAGGGACGCTTGCGGACGCATGCACCCTCGACCTACAAGATTCCGCTCGCCTCGGACCGGCCGAAGATCTTCAACGTGCGCCTCGCCGAATGGTCGGAAAATGCGGAGAAAACCATTGGGCAATCGAAGGCCGTGGGCGAGCCGCCCTTCATGCTGCCGATCTCTGTGCTGGAAGCCCTGTCAATGGCTGCCGCGAGCGTTGTGGATTATAGCGCCTGCCCTCGCCTCGATGCCCCGGCAACGCCGGAACGTATCCTGATGGCGATCGAACGCTTGAGACAGCGCGGCGGTTGATTGGCTAAGGCCTATTGGAACATATCGTCGTCCCGCAGCGGCGAACGTCCATCCATGAAACCCATGTCTCTTTTCATGTAATCGGACAACGCCTCGACATCCAGTCTCCGGTGGCGGGAACGGCCCGAGACAAACACGCCGGACGCAAATCGCAAAATCAGATCGAAGGAAAGAAACGGTTTTCTTTCAGTGCTTTCCAGTGCATCACAAGTCATTCTTGGCACCCATTGCAATTGCTGAACTTAGCTTGCAGGATGCCGCGAAAGATGCTCGAATTCCAATCGAACATCCGTCTGCATGCATCAAGAGAACTTATCCATGAAGATGTCGAAGCAGTTCCCGCTCAACGCGCTGAGGGTCTTCGAGGCCGCGGCGCGGCTCGGAAGCTTCACCAAGGCCGGCGAAGAACTGGGCATGACCCAGACGGCCGTCAGCTATCAGATC includes:
- the xdhB gene encoding xanthine dehydrogenase molybdopterin binding subunit gives rise to the protein MDKSTFEEQTTIAGPMHTRLRHDSAHKHVAGTADYIDDMPEPAGTLHGALGLTDRAHAEILEMDLSAVAALPGVVCVLTASDMPHSNDISPSHLHDEPVLADGRVQFHGQPAFAVIAETRDIARRAARLAKITYGDLPHLIDVADAMAQGGELVTQPLTLQRGDAEGELERAPRRLQGRMRIGGQEHFYLEGHIALAIPGEDDEMTVWSSTQHPSEIQHMVAHVLGVPSNAVTVNVRRMGGGFGGKETQGNQFAALAAVAARRLRRAVKFRPDRDDDMMATGKRHDFLVDYDVGFDEEGHIHAVHANYAARCGYSSDLSGPVTDRALFHADSSYFYPHVKLTSQPLRTNTVSNTAYRGFGGPQGMVGAERIIEEIAYALGKDPLEIRKLNFYGEKGSGRDITPYHQRIEDNIIHRIVGELEVSADYQARRAAIIDFNKSSRVIRKGIALTPVKFGISFTMTAFNQAGALVHIYRDGSVHLNHGGTEMGQGLYTKVAQVLADSFQIDIDRVKITATTTGKVPNTSATAASSGSDLNGMAAFDAARQIKDRLVAFAAERWQTTAEHVAFVANHVKIGEELVPFADFIRQAYTARVQLSAAGFYKTPKIHWDRATGRGTPFYYFAYGSAVSEVSVDTLTGEYLVDRVDVLHDVGRSLNPAIDLGQIEGGFVQGMGWLTTEELWWDEKGRLRTHAPSTYKIPLASDRPKIFNVRLAEWSENAEKTIGQSKAVGEPPFMLPISVLEALSMAAASVVDYSACPRLDAPATPERILMAIERLRQRGG